GGCCGCCGTCGTGACCGTGCGACGCCGGAGCCGCGTCTGAGCACCTGATCGCTGAATGAGCCGCCCCGGGACGCGTTCCCGGGGCGGCTCTTCGGTGCCTCGGGGCGCGACGCGAGTTCGAGGGAGAGCAGCATCCGGCCGACCTAGCACACACCCCCGTTCGATCGGTATGCCCGGGTCGCTGTCGGGAGTCGCCGTTATGTTCGGATACGACTCGTCAGCAGAGGGTCTCGAGCATCGGAGAAGCGAGTGAGCACGGTTGAGGTCGATCGTCCCGGAGCGGGGGTCGTCTGGGCGCGCGTCGAAGACGGCTTCCACGTGGGCAGCAGGGGTGGCGAGTTCCTCGGCTACATCGATCGACAGCGCGACGGCCGATGGTTGGCGTGCGACCTGTACTCGCGCGAGGTCGGGCTGTTCGCCGACCTGACGGCGGCGATGAAGGCGCTGACCGCGGTCGAGGCCTCCGAGCGGTTGCGCCGGCGATGACCACCGAGCTGCTGTCGATCCTGTACTCGAGCCGGGCCGCCGAACCCTTCGACGACGACCGGCTCCGCGCCCTCCTCGCCCAGAGCCGCGAGAACAATGCACGACACGACCTCACCGGGATGCTGCTCTACCGCGGCGGCCGGTTCGTGCAGGTGCTCGAAGGCCCCGAGAGCACCGTGCGCGAGCTCGTCGCGACGATCGGCGCCGACCCCCGCCACACGAACATGCGGGTGCTCTTCGAGGAGCACCTCGAGGAACGACAGTTCGCCGAGTGGACGATGGGGTACGAACCGATCTCCGAGCCGCGCGAGGAGAAGCCGGCGGCGTTCCGCGACACCTTCGACGACCTCGAGGTCGGCGACGACGCCACGGCGACCCTGCGAGCGGTGCGAGAACTGAGTCTCTGGTTCCGCGTGCGCTCCTCACGCGGGCAGTAGCCCGGCGGACTCCGGGCTCGCGGGCCGCCGCGGTGCGGCGTCTCGGGCGTAGGAGATGGCGCCGGCGTAGGACGATTCGCGGAGCATCGTCCTACCTGCGCTCCATTGCCTGCGCCGGGAACGCCGGGTCGGCGTCTCGTGACTACTGCGAGAGGTCTCGGCTCAGGCGGTCGAGCAGGTTCTCGAGCGAGACCTCGAACTCCTCGTCGCTGCGGTCCTCGCTGAGCAGCGCGCGGAGTCGGCTCACCTCCGGGGCGTGGGCCAGGCTCATCTCGCCGTCGCCCTCGGGGATCGTCGCGTTCCCCTCATCGAGCGGCTCCTCGACGGGAGCCGTCTCGGCACCTCGGACAGCCGACTCGAGAAGCAGGTGCCCGAGGAGGAAGCTGCTGAACGACCGATAGGCGTCGACGGCCTGCTCGTCGGTGAAACCGTGGCCGATCAGCGTGGCGAGGAAGGTATTCACGACCTCGACGCTCCGCAGCGGTGGTCGCAGCCACGGGGCCGCGGGATGGCGGGTGGCGACGAGGGGGAACGCCATCGGATGCTCGATCGCGATGCGGCGCACCTCGTGCGCGACCGTCTGCAGGAACCCCTGCCAATGGTCGGTCACCTCGTCATCGAGGTTCGCGTTGAGGTCGGCCATGAGCAGCGCCACGACGCCTTCGAGCAGGTCCTCTCGTCCGTGCACGTAGCGGTAGAGAGACATCGCCTCCACATCGAGCTCCTGCGCGAGCGACCTCATGGACAGTCCCTGTGCCCCGGATCGGTCGATCTGGCCCAGGGCGGTCGCGAGGATGAGGTCGCGGCGCAGTCTGGGCTCCGAGGGGCGCCCCGGCTTCTTCGTCTGACGTGCCACAGAGTCGCCTCCTTCGCGTCGTCCCATTATCGCTTTTGCGCACCGCTGTCTACGGAGGTCCGGTCGCCGGTCAACGGGAGAGACTTACGCTGTAAGTTTTCGCATCTTCGTCCTGAAGGGACAATCATGAACTTCCCCCAAGCATTGGAAGGGGGGCTTGCGGCCGTCATCGCGTTCGTGCCCCTGGCCCTGCTGTTCCTCCTCATCCTCGTCGTCGGTCTCATCGTCGCGAAGCTGATCTCGAAGGGCCTCGAGAAGCTGCTCGAGAAGGTCGGATTCGACCGGCTCGTCGAG
This portion of the Microbacterium hatanonis genome encodes:
- a CDS encoding BLUF domain-containing protein, coding for MTTELLSILYSSRAAEPFDDDRLRALLAQSRENNARHDLTGMLLYRGGRFVQVLEGPESTVRELVATIGADPRHTNMRVLFEEHLEERQFAEWTMGYEPISEPREEKPAAFRDTFDDLEVGDDATATLRAVRELSLWFRVRSSRGQ
- a CDS encoding TetR/AcrR family transcriptional regulator, with translation MARQTKKPGRPSEPRLRRDLILATALGQIDRSGAQGLSMRSLAQELDVEAMSLYRYVHGREDLLEGVVALLMADLNANLDDEVTDHWQGFLQTVAHEVRRIAIEHPMAFPLVATRHPAAPWLRPPLRSVEVVNTFLATLIGHGFTDEQAVDAYRSFSSFLLGHLLLESAVRGAETAPVEEPLDEGNATIPEGDGEMSLAHAPEVSRLRALLSEDRSDEEFEVSLENLLDRLSRDLSQ